Proteins from one Xenorhabdus griffiniae genomic window:
- a CDS encoding CidA/LrgA family protein encodes MSFQNVLIIGWQYLRAFALLYLCLIAGNIISAQLPFSLPGSIIGLLLLFGLLASQIIPSHWVKPGCSLLMKNMTLLFLPIGVGIMDYYPQLSQQMLPILLSCIVSTVIVMVVVAYSSHYIHRERIIIGTHNPTNTKQQELTSPPTNPSQQLSQEPEEKEKC; translated from the coding sequence ATGTCTTTCCAAAATGTGCTGATAATAGGTTGGCAATACCTGCGCGCATTTGCGCTGCTTTATTTGTGCCTGATCGCGGGGAATATCATTTCGGCACAACTTCCCTTCTCTCTCCCCGGTAGTATTATTGGCTTACTGCTCTTGTTTGGCTTACTCGCATCTCAAATTATTCCCTCACACTGGGTAAAACCAGGCTGTAGCCTGTTGATGAAAAATATGACACTGCTCTTTTTACCCATTGGCGTAGGGATCATGGATTATTACCCACAGCTTAGCCAACAAATGCTCCCTATTCTGCTCTCTTGCATCGTTAGCACCGTGATTGTGATGGTCGTTGTTGCCTACAGTTCACACTATATTCATCGTGAACGTATCATTATTGGCACTCATAACCCGACGAATACTAAGCAGCAAGAACTCACCTCTCCCCCCACAAATCCATCACAACAGTTATCACAAGAACCGGAAGAGAAAGAAAAATGTTAA
- a CDS encoding CidB/LrgB family autolysis modulator, with the protein MLSHIWWSLPLTLIVFYCARKLSVRLKLPIFNPLLISMAVIIPLLLLTHTPYGHYFAGSRILNDLLQPAVVALAFPLYEQLHQIRAQWKSIISICFVGSIVAMVTGTAIALWAGATPEIAASVLPKSVTTPIAMAVASSIGGIPAISAACVIMVGILGAIFGHNLFNALKIKTQAARGLAMGTASHAVGTARCAELDHVEGAYSSLALMTCGIITSLIAPFLFPVLLHLFS; encoded by the coding sequence ATGTTAAGCCATATCTGGTGGTCACTACCACTAACCCTGATTGTATTTTACTGCGCTAGAAAGCTGTCAGTGCGACTCAAACTGCCTATATTTAATCCGTTATTGATATCAATGGCTGTTATCATCCCCTTACTGTTGCTGACACATACACCATATGGACACTATTTTGCCGGCAGCCGGATACTGAACGATTTGCTGCAACCTGCCGTTGTTGCCCTGGCTTTTCCGCTGTATGAACAGCTACATCAAATCCGGGCCCAATGGAAATCTATTATTAGCATCTGTTTTGTGGGCAGCATTGTCGCAATGGTGACAGGGACTGCTATCGCATTATGGGCAGGTGCTACGCCTGAAATTGCCGCTTCTGTTCTCCCCAAATCCGTGACAACGCCAATTGCTATGGCTGTAGCCAGCTCCATTGGCGGTATTCCTGCTATTAGCGCAGCTTGTGTCATTATGGTAGGGATTTTGGGGGCTATCTTTGGTCACAATCTATTTAACGCCCTGAAAATAAAAACCCAGGCGGCACGAGGGTTGGCAATGGGTACAGCATCCCATGCGGTGGGAACGGCTCGCTGTGCGGAGCTGGATCATGTCGAAGGGGCATACAGTTCACTGGCCTTAATGACCTGCGGCATTATTACTTCACTGATTGCACCTTTTCTATTTCCGGTATTGCTGCATCTGTTTAGCTGA
- a CDS encoding NAD-dependent malic enzyme, with translation MELEHESKRPLYIPYAGPILLEFPLLNKGSAFTEEERSNFNLHGLLPQAVETIEEQAERAYRQYCDFKNDIDRHIYLRNIQDTNETLFYRLLDAHLSEMMPIIYTPTVGAACEHFSDIYRRARGLFISYPNRAYIDDMLQNATKQNVKVIVVTDGERILGLGDQGIGGMGIPIGKLSLYTSCGGISPAYTLPVVLDVGTNNPQLLNDPLYMGWRHPRITGKEYEEFVDEFIQAVKRRWPNVLLQFEDFAQNNAMPLLNRYRDELCCFNDDIQGTAAVALGSLIAASRAAGRQLKDQTVAFLGAGSAGCGIAEQIIAQMKSEGLSDEQARARVFMVDRFGLLTDKLPNLLDFQSALVQKSVTLQSWDVTSDSLSLMDVVRNAKPTVLIGVSGQSGLFNEGIIREMHKHCERPIVMPLSNPTSRVEARPEDIINWTEGKALVATGSPFAPVKYNGQEYPIAQCNNSYIFPGIGLGVIAAGAKRVTDDMLMAASRALADCSPLAQTGSGPLLPPIDDIQDVSRKIAKEVAKKAQIQGVAIVTSEDALDEAIERNFWKPEYRVYKRTSF, from the coding sequence ATGGAACTGGAACACGAAAGTAAACGTCCTCTCTATATTCCCTACGCTGGCCCTATCTTGTTGGAATTTCCTCTGCTGAATAAAGGCAGTGCCTTTACCGAAGAAGAACGCAGTAATTTCAACTTACATGGCTTATTGCCGCAGGCCGTTGAAACAATAGAAGAGCAGGCCGAACGCGCCTACCGTCAATATTGCGATTTCAAAAACGATATCGATAGACACATTTATTTAAGGAATATTCAGGACACCAACGAAACGCTGTTCTACCGCCTCCTTGATGCTCACTTAAGCGAAATGATGCCTATTATCTACACGCCAACCGTTGGTGCAGCGTGTGAACACTTTTCTGATATTTATCGCCGTGCCCGTGGTTTGTTTATCTCCTATCCAAATCGGGCTTACATTGATGACATGCTGCAAAATGCCACCAAGCAAAATGTAAAAGTTATCGTTGTTACCGATGGCGAGCGCATTCTTGGTCTGGGTGATCAGGGGATCGGAGGCATGGGGATCCCGATTGGCAAACTGTCACTGTACACTTCCTGTGGCGGGATCAGCCCTGCTTATACCCTGCCCGTGGTTTTGGATGTAGGAACCAATAACCCACAGCTCCTCAATGATCCGCTGTATATGGGATGGCGACATCCACGCATTACCGGCAAAGAGTACGAGGAATTTGTCGATGAATTTATTCAGGCTGTGAAACGTCGCTGGCCTAACGTACTGCTGCAATTTGAAGATTTTGCTCAGAACAACGCCATGCCACTGTTGAACCGCTATCGCGATGAGCTTTGCTGCTTCAATGATGACATCCAAGGTACTGCAGCGGTTGCTTTAGGTAGTCTGATTGCCGCCAGCCGTGCCGCAGGCCGCCAATTGAAAGATCAAACTGTGGCATTCCTCGGTGCCGGCTCTGCTGGCTGTGGTATTGCAGAGCAGATCATTGCTCAAATGAAATCTGAAGGATTGAGTGATGAACAAGCTCGTGCCCGCGTGTTTATGGTTGATCGCTTTGGTCTCCTGACTGACAAGCTGCCAAACTTGCTGGACTTCCAAAGTGCTTTGGTTCAAAAAAGCGTCACCTTGCAATCGTGGGATGTCACCAGCGATTCTCTTTCATTGATGGACGTGGTTCGCAATGCCAAGCCTACCGTTCTGATTGGTGTTTCTGGTCAATCAGGTCTGTTCAACGAAGGGATCATCCGTGAAATGCACAAACATTGTGAACGTCCCATCGTGATGCCGCTGTCCAACCCAACTTCACGTGTAGAAGCTCGTCCAGAAGACATCATCAATTGGACGGAAGGCAAAGCATTGGTCGCTACAGGAAGTCCGTTTGCACCCGTAAAATATAACGGTCAGGAATATCCAATCGCACAATGCAACAACTCCTATATCTTCCCAGGCATCGGCTTAGGTGTTATCGCTGCCGGCGCCAAACGTGTTACCGATGATATGCTGATGGCTGCCAGCCGCGCATTAGCGGATTGTTCACCACTGGCGCAAACAGGCTCTGGCCCATTGTTGCCACCGATTGATGACATCCAGGATGTTTCCCGCAAAATAGCCAAAGAAGTGGCGAAAAAGGCCCAAATTCAAGGCGTAGCGATTGTTACATCGGAAGATGCGTTGGATGAAGCGATTGAACGCAATTTCTGGAAACCAGAATATCGCGTCTATAAACGCACTTCATTCTGA
- the cdd gene encoding cytidine deaminase, which translates to MQVRFHAIWSEITPELQKALLPYIGNDDFPAMLTAEQAESIKQLCGLDDQALALALLPLAAAYSLAPVSHFYVGAIARGESGNLYFGANMEFVGVPLQQTIHAEQSAITHAWLRGEKKLVTITVNYSPCGHCRQFMNELNSGTQLEVCLPNHSSLTLADYLPEAFGPHDLADTPLLLDEVNHGHQLATSDELVQAALDAANRSHAPYSQSHAGIALQDEQGKIYTGRYAENAAFNPSLPPLQAALIFMNMAGGNFKSIKRAVLVEGENSHLSQWNATECTLAALGCTKAERYTF; encoded by the coding sequence ATGCAAGTTCGTTTTCACGCTATTTGGTCAGAAATCACACCTGAACTACAAAAAGCGCTATTACCTTATATTGGCAACGACGATTTTCCAGCCATGCTGACAGCAGAGCAAGCGGAGTCAATTAAACAGCTTTGCGGATTGGATGATCAGGCACTGGCGTTGGCCTTATTGCCACTTGCTGCGGCTTATTCGCTTGCTCCTGTTTCCCATTTTTATGTTGGCGCAATTGCACGGGGAGAAAGTGGCAATCTCTATTTCGGTGCTAATATGGAATTCGTAGGCGTTCCATTACAACAAACTATCCACGCCGAGCAATCGGCCATTACACACGCCTGGCTGCGTGGTGAAAAGAAGTTGGTTACCATCACTGTTAACTATTCACCTTGTGGCCATTGCCGACAATTTATGAATGAACTGAATAGTGGAACACAATTGGAAGTTTGCCTCCCCAACCATTCCTCATTAACTCTGGCCGATTACCTGCCAGAAGCCTTTGGCCCACACGATTTAGCTGACACACCATTGTTACTGGATGAGGTTAATCACGGCCATCAATTAGCTACCAGCGACGAATTGGTGCAAGCAGCATTGGATGCAGCGAACCGCAGCCATGCGCCTTATAGCCAATCCCATGCAGGAATTGCCTTACAAGATGAACAAGGGAAAATTTATACCGGCCGTTATGCAGAAAATGCTGCATTCAACCCAAGCTTACCACCATTACAGGCAGCACTGATTTTCATGAATATGGCAGGTGGTAATTTTAAATCCATTAAGCGAGCAGTCTTGGTGGAAGGTGAAAATAGCCATTTATCACAATGGAATGCGACAGAATGCACATTAGCGGCTCTCGGTTGTACAAAAGCAGAACGGTATACATTTTGA
- the sanA gene encoding outer membrane permeability protein SanA — protein sequence MWKRLITGLIFIIAVLILAAIMLDRWVSWKTAPYIFDDVRQLPEREVGMVLGTSKYYKTGTYNQYYFYRIQGAVNAYNSGKVKYLLLSGDNAQHSYNEPITMRKDLIKAGIPASDIVMDFAGFRTLDSVVRTRKVFDTNDFTIITQRFHCERALFIAMHFGIEAQCYVVPSPKNMMTIRFREVLARLGALTDLYILKREPRFLGPLLPIPAQHTAPTGIQGYPAVSPEELQELEKKSQRK from the coding sequence ATGTGGAAGCGCTTGATTACTGGTCTCATTTTTATCATTGCTGTCCTGATACTGGCAGCCATTATGCTTGACCGTTGGGTTAGCTGGAAAACCGCTCCTTACATTTTTGATGATGTCAGGCAACTGCCTGAGCGAGAAGTTGGTATGGTACTCGGCACGTCCAAATATTATAAAACCGGTACATATAACCAATATTATTTCTATCGTATCCAGGGAGCAGTGAATGCTTACAACAGCGGTAAAGTTAAGTACCTGCTATTAAGCGGAGATAACGCCCAGCATAGTTATAATGAACCCATTACCATGCGGAAGGATTTAATCAAGGCAGGCATTCCGGCCAGTGACATTGTGATGGATTTTGCCGGATTCAGAACATTAGATTCGGTTGTCAGAACCCGCAAGGTATTTGATACCAACGATTTTACTATCATCACTCAACGCTTCCACTGCGAACGAGCCTTGTTTATCGCTATGCATTTTGGTATAGAAGCGCAATGTTATGTGGTTCCCTCCCCCAAAAATATGATGACAATCCGTTTCAGGGAAGTCTTGGCTCGTCTCGGCGCCTTAACTGATCTCTATATTTTAAAACGTGAACCGCGCTTTTTAGGCCCATTATTGCCTATCCCTGCGCAACATACCGCACCAACAGGAATTCAAGGTTACCCTGCGGTATCACCAGAAGAGTTACAGGAATTAGAAAAGAAGTCACAGAGAAAATAA